TGATTGGGCCTATTTTAACTTTGAGGTGAAGGAACTGGGCTCGATTGTGGCTTTGCACATTCCTCCCTTTTGACATACAGTCGTTTACATGAAATCAACTATGGTTTGTCGATGACCAGATTTCTCTTTTGACAGTAATGTGAACAGTGTGGCGTTTGTGTGAGGAAGCAGTGTGGTTGTCACGTCACAGATGAAAGCGCTTCCTTCTCATGAGAGTCCTCCAGAATCACTGTTCTCACTTCATTTTCAGTTACTCTTACTTATATGGTGGGTGCCTTATTGCCTCAGACGAAAACTTCATTTGGGGTGAGTTTTTCCATACAAATTTAGCAAATGATTCAGTTTATGTGACTGTGATGTTGTCTTACTTTGCACCTTTTTTTCATGCATGTTcatagttttaaaaatgttttatgacaAGTGTTTTTCATCACAATCATATCACAAAACAAATATTGTTATATGATTCAGAAGTTTTGTAAATTGGTGTTTATTACAAATGTCAAAGGTTATATTGTTGACAATGACTAATTTAGCTACCAAAGTTCATTACATCTACCGTTTAGTTCAAATGCATTTATATCCTTACACTAGCAGTGTTTgactgtgattttattttttttttctcatttctaaTTAGATTAGGCAGCCCAGAGGttcagtggttagcgcgtcggcctcacagtgaggggcctgggttcaaatccatttcttttttaaattcagaaaaaaacatttaaatagacATGTCCATTTACTGACCTGGGTTAAatttccaggttggtccacctgtgtggagtttgcatgttttccccaggcctgcgtgggttttctctcggtactccgatttcctcccacattccaaagacatgcatggtaggctgattggacactctaaattgcccctaggtatgagtgtgagtgtgaatggttgtttgtcttcttgtgactggccaccaattcagggtgtcccccgcctctggcccaaagtcagctgggatagactccagcaccccccaccaccctagtgagaataaaacagtacagaaaatgagatgagataagatgagataaTTAGATTAAATGTGATCATGAATCATCTtgaacaaaactgaattctaaaaCAAATGTAATCCTTTGTGAAGTCTTGGTAAATTATTGATTTCTGTTATCAGTTAAAAAAAGGCATATAACTttgaaatgtataaatattattatgattttgtgttttcattACTATGTGAACTCGTACTAATAATGCGATCTGATTAGAATTATTTTAGTTGGTGCATGAAAGGCTCAAATAAGACATTTGTGTTCAAATGGTCTGCAGTGTGTCAAAACAGAAACATATGCTTGCCTTTGTAAACAAACttcccccttttcaatcaatatgATTTCATGTAGAAATGGACTTAAGCCTTATCATCCCTCCAGAGTGATGCCTCGTTCTTTCCTGGTAAAGCGAGGTGGGCAACATCCCCTTCGGTCAGAACACAGAGACGCCATAGCTAAAATTGAAAATGGACATGAAGACTTATCGCTGGACCACGTCACTGATGCCACACAGAATGTTGACGGGGTGGCCGTCCAATTGCTGCAGTCGGTTCCCGTCGACCCACACCATGAAGGTAACCTTAAAAATAATCAGTCAAATTGCATGAAATCCAATGTATACAATATATTCCTCATAGTCCATGATACCTCCGGTAACCATATAGAAAAGATGCCAGAGATGCCGACATGTCACATGACTTTAGACAAGAAAGAATCATCAGAACATCATAACAACTGTGACAACTCAAAGAAGATTTCTGCAGCTCAAGAGTGTCCACTCTGCGGCAAGGTCTCTTATATTTTTTCACAATACCGACACGCACTTGTAAACATTGCCTTGCTGATGTTTGCTTACTTTGTTTTTCAGCGGTTTGCTCAATTGTCCAGTTTTAAGACACACGTGTATAAATGTCACGGAATCAGGTCCTTCACAACAGATGGTGAATCATGCAAaagcaaggtaaaaaaaatcaaattctacTGGAGTAAATGtgctacttttttttatcaatatctatgtaaaaacacttttaaacaaaatttaaaaagacacaaaatgtaTGATTTTGCCCGTGTTGTATAGGATTACTTTAGCCAAATCTATTTTTGGACTCATTTAGattagtaaaaaataatatcatttgctttaaattttggcggcccggcggatgagtggttagcctgTTGGTCACACaactctggggtcatgggttaaaattcaggtcggtctacctgtgtggagtttgcctgttctctccgggcctgtgtgggttttctcccagtactccggtttcctcccacattccaaagacatccatgtTTGGCTGATTGGAGACTAAATTGTCCCgaggtatgagtttgagtgtgaatgggtgtttgtctccttgtgactggccaccaattcagggtgtcccccgcgcctctggcccgaagtcagctgggatagactccagcaccccctgcaacccttaaagcagttcagaaaatgagatgagataatcaAATTGAATGCGATCATGAATTATTTTAGCGAAAATCAAGATGAACAGTTATACCATCAATAAAAATTGACCTCTGACTGTATTACCGAATCTCAGTGCTAAGACGTTTTAGTAGTTCTTTTGAAATCAGCATTCCGTAATGAGCTGACACCCAAATATCAccaatatgacttttttttttacctaggtctacaatgtcttgtgtgtctgtcttgcaactgtaaccaagacatttcccgaatatgggatgaaataaagttcaaaCCAAAATATATCTGTACTTGTCAGGATGTCAGAGCTTTCAGCTGCAGTGTGTGCGGGAAAGTATTCAAGCGCTCGTCTACGTTGTCCACTCACCTGCTTATCCATTCTGACACGCGACCGTACGCCTGCCAGTATTGCACCAAGCGGTTCCATCAGAAGTCGGATATGAAGAAGCACACTTTTATACACACGGGTGAGTTACTTTCCATGATAGGTGAGATCTGAATTGTGATCAAATTTCTTCACATTTCTTCCACTCTCCTTCtttcccacacacacaaaataagagagcaggggtgtcaaactcagtttggttcaTGGGCCACATTCATgcctacattttatttttggctaATAATGTTAACTTCCTGGGCGCCACTAATGGCACTTGATGTCAATGGATGAGCTGGTTTTATTGAATTGGACTTCTATCTTTGTCAATGGCAAGCAATTAGTTAATTTTGCATCACTTCCCTGTCATTGTGGGGTACTTAAAAGTTAGTTATTGTACATTTTGGAAATTTTCCTGTTTTGGGCGGAGTTTTAAGGGCTTATCTCTATAGGTTGGTCACTTTCTGATGATTTCCGGGTAACTTTCAGAGCATTTTACGGTTCCTCGTTacatcattggctgccatttacgGCGCTATTTTGACTTCCGGGCAGGAAAGAACGAATATGACTACGGGCAGGAAATTTAGCAAAGTGCAGTAGTCCACACCCTCAACCTCACGATTCACAAAATTCTAGTTTTACAGAAACcatgaccagaaaaaaaaaaaaaatttgcttCTCTATGTACGGTATGAATGAACTAGAAAGTGTCTGTCAGGCAGAACATAGCCATGAGGCCATATATCTGTCTCATCTGGTCAATT
This region of Stigmatopora nigra isolate UIUO_SnigA chromosome 6, RoL_Snig_1.1, whole genome shotgun sequence genomic DNA includes:
- the LOC144198276 gene encoding uncharacterized protein LOC144198276 isoform X1 produces the protein MKALPSHESPPESLFSLHFQLLLLIWWVPYCLRRKLHLGNGLKPYHPSRVMPRSFLVKRGGQHPLRSEHRDAIAKIENGHEDLSLDHVTDATQNVDGVAVQLLQSVPVDPHHEVHDTSGNHIEKMPEMPTCHMTLDKKESSEHHNNCDNSKKISAAQECPLCGKRFAQLSSFKTHVYKCHGIRSFTTDGESCKSKDVRAFSCSVCGKVFKRSSTLSTHLLIHSDTRPYACQYCTKRFHQKSDMKKHTFIHTGEKPHLCHICGKGFSQSSNLITHTRKHRGGWPHRCPGCLFCFQEPADLWQHQCAQR
- the LOC144198276 gene encoding uncharacterized protein LOC144198276 isoform X2, with the translated sequence MKALPSHESPPESLFSLHFQLLLLIWWVPYCLRRKLHLGVMPRSFLVKRGGQHPLRSEHRDAIAKIENGHEDLSLDHVTDATQNVDGVAVQLLQSVPVDPHHEVHDTSGNHIEKMPEMPTCHMTLDKKESSEHHNNCDNSKKISAAQECPLCGKRFAQLSSFKTHVYKCHGIRSFTTDGESCKSKDVRAFSCSVCGKVFKRSSTLSTHLLIHSDTRPYACQYCTKRFHQKSDMKKHTFIHTGEKPHLCHICGKGFSQSSNLITHTRKHRGGWPHRCPGCLFCFQEPADLWQHQCAQR